ATAGCGCGGGACGTGGGGCTGATAGTCGGGGCCCTCGAGGTGCTCGTGCTGGCCCTGCTCGTGCTCTCCCTCTGGAGACGCTAGCGGACCACCATAACGGGCGGGTTTATGGAGCCGACGACCTCCTCCAGGAGGCTCCCTATCCTCGTTTTTCCGCTCCTCCCGTAGGCGCCCATGACCACGAGGGAGTACTGGCCGGAGTTGGCCTCCTCGAGTATCTTCTCCTTCGCCGAGCCTTCCACTATCCTGAAGGAGCAGTTAACCCCCTCCTCATGGCACAGTTCGAGGAGCGTGGTCATAAGGTGCTTTATGCTCCTCTTCATGTCGTTCCATATCTCCGCCTCGAACTTCTCCACCTGGGAAAGGTTCTCGCTGTAGAGGCCGAGGTTGAAGGCCATCGCCTTTGCCTCCCTCCTGTCGAGAACGGAGAATAGTATCACCTTGCCGTGCCTCCTCTTGGCCACCGCTATCGCATGAAGCGCCGCCTTCTGACTCCACTTCGAGCCGTCTATCAACACGAGTATCCTCATAACTCACACCCCGATGTACCTTATCCAGAGCAATCCCAGGCCGACGGTGACGGTGACGAGCATTATGACCAGTCCAACCTTGAGGAAGTCCATGAAGGTTATTCTGACACCCTCCCTGGCGGCTATACCAAGCACAACGACGTTGGCGCTCGCACCTATGGCCGTTCCGTTCCCTCCAAGACAGGCACCGAGCGAGAGCGCCCACCAGAGGGGATAGACGTCCATGGTACTCCCCATCGCCTTTATGAGGGGAATCATCGCCGCAGTCAGGGGAATGTTGTCCACTACGGCGGACGCTATTGCAGAGAACCAGGTTATTATGACGAGCGCCTCCCAGGTATTGCTTATGTAGCCGGTTATCCAGCGGGCGATGCCGTCGATGACGCCGGTCTCAACGAGCGCCCCCACCAGTATGAAGAGCCCCATGAAGAAGAATATCGCCGTCCACTCAATCTTTTCCAGTATCGACTCCGGGTCCATTCCGCTCCAGAGGAGGAGCACCGATGCCCCCACCAGGGCGACCACTGCCGGGGGAATATCAAGCCTGTCGTGAACGAAGAAGAGCAGAATAACCCCGACTATGACGATGACCGACTTCCGGAACAGGGAGTAGTCCCTTATCGCATCCTCCCCGC
Above is a genomic segment from Thermococcus sp. JdF3 containing:
- a CDS encoding universal stress protein produces the protein MRILVLIDGSKWSQKAALHAIAVAKRRHGKVILFSVLDRREAKAMAFNLGLYSENLSQVEKFEAEIWNDMKRSIKHLMTTLLELCHEEGVNCSFRIVEGSAKEKILEEANSGQYSLVVMGAYGRSGKTRIGSLLEEVVGSINPPVMVVR